The DNA sequence ATTACTATGTTGATTTCTCTGCTGCTGTTTTCGGCCCCGATTCTGCTTGTGATTGCCGATACGCTTGTTCCTTCGGCTATACTTTCTgcctcttcgtcttcttctttgatttctctTGAAACGCTGTCGTCCCATTTCAATAACTACGATTTTCGATCTTCCCTCGTCGATATTCCGTTGATTTCCATCATAAGATCAGCTGTCATATTTTGTAAGCCTTAATCCTTACTCTTTTCGTTGCTTGTTTTTTTCGTactacttgtttttctttcactttctgAGCACAAAATTAGGTGAGTCAGGTCAATCGGCCTGCCGTAAGATATGAGTTATTTCAGTTGGTCTGCCGTTCAATGATCACGCTTGTATTGGGATTGCAGAAGTGAGTTAGGTTAGATGGCTAGGACGGCAGAACACGCTTGTATTGGGATTGCAGAATTGAGTTAGGTTAGCTGGCTATGACGGCAGAACATGTGTCCCGTCGCTTTGCACCCGAATTTGATTCGCAAAAAGCATAAGTCTCGGGATTGCAGCCGTGAGTTAGGTCATTTGATCAGAACAGTTGATCATGCTGCTTTAGAATCCTAATCCAAAAAGCATATCTTTTTAGATTGGATACATATGTTAGGTTAGTTGGTGACGTAAGTGTGTCATCTCTCATGATCTATGTTTTAGGATCGTAGACATGAGTCAGGTCAGCTAGCCAGAATAGCGTGTTTTGCCACCTCCCGAGTTTGAATCACCTCCCCGTAGATTAGATTGTTTTTCGACTAATCTAATCATGGTGAAACTAATCTGAATtgggtttttcttttatctGCAGGCGTTTACAGCTTCTGTGATGGACCAAGGCTATCACACGGACCGTATTTGGGGATCACAAGCATGTGTTCTGTTGTGTCCCTGGTGTTTGTTTCATTGAAGGCTTCGTATGTGTTTGGGGCTTCCGGTGTGGAGAGGGCAGAGTATGTGAGAGCAACAGATATTGCTTTGTTCGTCTGCTCGCTGGTTTTGGCCGTTGGGCATATTGTGGTGGCGTATAGAACAAGTTGCAGAGAAAGAAGGAAGCTTTGGGTGTACAAAATTGACATTGAAGCTGTAAGTCCTTTCACTCTCTGTCTAATCTCCATTTTCTCAGATGAAATCGTGTCAATTTTGGGCTGTAAGTTTTGACTTTAATTGGAAGAAATGGAGTTCTTAAATCAAATGACAGACAAAAGTTAAGCTAGTTGGTTAGGTTTGTGTGAGCGCCTCCTTAACGCAAGTTCAAATCATCTTATGACGAGTTAGCATAACATAGAATATCGCTCCCTGAAAAGAAGGGCAAATCTTGCTCCCACTTGTCAGTGAGAAACGCTTGAAAACCAAAAGTTTCCTTCTTTTCTAAAATGGTGtttcaagtgtttttgatgATAAAATAGGTATTTTAAATGGCATGTTCGTGAATAAGCGTATCAATAAATTGAGCTGTCTGTTGTTCAACCACTACCGTTGAAATTCGCTTGAAAGTTTCAATTCAATtggtgttttttgttttggtcaataATTTAATTGCTGATCGTGAAAGGGTTGAGTACTTggattctaaatttctaatcttCTGCAAGGTCGAAAttcattttccatttttcttaagGCAACATCGAAAACGTTTACGATGCTTGCTTCTTACCGTATTAATATTAATCTTTGTCCATAATCCCTGCTTTccattgtttttctcttttcttggtGAATTGTCAAAATATATCGGCTTTTTAAACGAAATGGTTGACacaacttctcactttggtccctaacaTTGAAACTCGATAGAAGTTGTCACTGAGTCTATCCACTGTCAATTCATTGgtcatttttgtgaaaaatcttcgttaaatggataaaaaaaaaaaaaaaagaggtaatgatttgacaaaaataccttcaattttaacagagatttttcaaagaatgaccaaaatgaatGACGATGGACAAGCTCAAAACTACTTGTATCAATTTTTCATCTCAAGAATCAAAATGGAGATTTATATCAAGCATTTTAACTAATAAAGCCAAATATATCACTGAGTCCTGTATTAGAGGAAGAATCCGTGATGGGTGGCCGTCTACAGAGATGGGTAGCTCTGCCTTTATATTCGAATTGTTG is a window from the Pyrus communis chromosome 16, drPyrComm1.1, whole genome shotgun sequence genome containing:
- the LOC137720493 gene encoding uncharacterized protein; amino-acid sequence: MGFLKEEKSKRVLRGVKTLFFLITMLISLLLFSAPILLVIADTLVPSAILSASSSSSLISLETLSSHFNNYDFRSSLVDIPLISIIRSAVIFCVYSFCDGPRLSHGPYLGITSMCSVVSLVFVSLKASYVFGASGVERAEYVRATDIALFVCSLVLAVGHIVVAYRTSCRERRKLWVYKIDIEAVSACKNGFPRYQKLLKEERVK